A window of the Diospyros lotus cultivar Yz01 unplaced genomic scaffold, ASM1463336v1 superscaf1, whole genome shotgun sequence genome harbors these coding sequences:
- the LOC127793271 gene encoding uncharacterized protein LOC127793271 isoform X1, producing the protein MEMTEEQRQRAEANRLAALAKRKALVEAAENRQPWKLFKCRKVLTGQAASDCPYEEKFRARLEICSPDSFSVTTEAIEGFSYPGEAACIQKLNECLSTVEFSHYTQNRSGGKACVYKLGDYDAVLRCLKSYKGVEIEEIPWGTLNVVGRLSHSSVEGRWMPCRPEHLPDEKVDELISKLPRTLLDALLPFQLEGLRFGLQRGGRCLIADEMGLGKTLQAIAIACCFMSEGPILVVCPAILRFSWAEELERWLPCCLPSDIHLVFGRENNPIHLTRCPRVVVISYTMLNRLQRSILGQEWALLIVDESHHVRCTKKSSEPGEIQAVLDMATKVNRIVLLSGTPSLSRPFDIFHQINMLWPGLLGTNKYEFAKTYCSPKLTRGHQGKVFQDFSKGVRLEELNVLLKLTVMIRRLKKHVLGQLPPKRRQIIGLQLKRSDIILAMVVYGEVETDASRNDVSELELSKISDEPGGSGSNHKSLRMLSEKEVGIAKLSGFFEWLSMHPIFAEADGANNPEPSPKMIIFGHHHKVLDRVQEFVCDKGIGFVRIDGNTQPRDRQSAVLSFQSSKEVKIAIIGIMAASVGLDFSSAQHVVFLELPRDPSRLRQAEDRAHRRGQTKAVNVYIFCAMDTSDDSRWQYLNKSLCRVSSTTDGKYEAIREIEVESISYLEPNEKTAGNSENPSSRGATQTSASDVEIKQHFTCSSSSPDLLPVEEYGITEMNNHKTREQNETGGSSLQNDNLHDKADMVSDTSLWKHAEEGGEDKDQLEEGDNSISDGSVALNEADSSCSFQAECLRFEVSQYTGRIHLYSCIPGIDSRPRPLFENFRLEELESPNLNPAYRHALLEFVSDWNNLRPIDRSKLLVKPLQLPLSIELCYLKENLNHNTGGLLKGRSKRRTTPLNEISHQLPSNAVWKKVCLRGGYGKKEKEYTQGWTVTGDPLCKLCQNPCRGKNAKGPEFLEDLFCKLSCYEEYRLRTSKRFLRQELFEIERGICTKCKLDCHQLVEHIRPLSYEKRQKYIEKVAPKLAGRKKLLEKLVHDPTEGNAWHADHIVPVYQGGGECRLENMRTLCVVCHADVTAAQCAQRRSARMNARKQLKVLVDHLRNIQKPEQTESTKDQDNAMDEELLVKVPGSAYSGSPNGVTRTEEDEKSPNPNPQGSKVTAGSSQPS; encoded by the exons ATGGAGATGACGGAGGAGCAGAGGCAAAGGGCCGAAGCCAACCGCCTCGCCGCTCTAGCTAAGCGCAAGGCGCTCGTAGAGGCCGCCGAGAACCGCCAGCCCTGGAAGCTGTTCAAGTGCCGCAAAGTCCTCACCGGACAAGCCGCCTCCGATTGCCCGTATGAGGAGAAGTTTCGTGCCCGGCTCGAGATATGCTCTCCCGATTCCTTCTCCGTCACGACCGAGGCTATTGAGGGTTTCAGCTACCCCGGGGAGGCTGCCTGCATACAGAAACTAAATGAATGCCTCTCAACT GTTGAATTCTCACACTATACACAAAACCGCAGTGGTGGAAAAGCTTGTGTGTATAAACTTGGGGACTATGATGCTGTTCTTAGATGTTTGAAGAGTTATAAGGGTgttgaaattgaagaaataCCCTGGGGAACTCTTAATGTTGTTGGGAGGCTTTCACACTCCTCAGTTGAAGGGAGGTGGATGCCATGTAGGCCAGAACACTTGCCTGATGAGAAAGTTGATGAATTGATTAGCAAGCTTCCAAGAACATTGCTAGATGCACTGCTGCCTTTCCAACTTGAAGGGTTGAGATTTGGATTACAAAGAGGTGGTCGGTGTCTCATTGCGGATGAAATGGGACTTGGAAAAACACTTCAG GCAATTGCAATAGCTTGCTGTTTTATGAGTGAAGGTCCTATACTTGTTGTCTGCCCAGCTATTTTGCGATTTTCATGGGCAGAAGAACTGGAACGTTGGCTTCCCTGTTGTTTGCCTTCTGATATCCATCTTG TTTTTGGTCGTGAAAATAACCCCATTCATTTAACAAGATGTCCAAGAGTTGTGGTTATTTCTTATACAATGCTTAACCGCTTGCAAAGGAGCATCTTAGGGCAAGAGTGGGCTTTGTTGATTGTTGATGAATCACATCATGTGCGCTGTACAAAGAAATCATCTGAACCTGGGGAG ATACAAGCTGTCCTTGATATGGCAACAAAGGTCAACCGCATAGTTCTATTGTCTGGCACGCCTTCGTTGTCAAG GCCGTTTGACATTTTCCATCAGATAAATATGCTCTG gCCTGGTTTGCTGGGGACAAACAAATATGAATTTGCAAAGACATATTGTTCTCCCAAGTTGACAAGGGGTCATCAAGGAAAAGTTTTCCAG GACTTCTCAAAAGGTGTTCGCTTGGAGGAGTTAAATGTGTTACTGAAGCTGACTGTTATG ATTAGACGCTTGAAGAAGCATGTGCTTGGGCAGTTGCCACCCAAACGACGTCAGATTATAGGTTTGCAGTTGAAGAGATCAGACATTATTTTGGCAATGGTTGTTTATGGGGAAGTGGAAACTGATGCTTCAAGAAATGATGTGTCAGAACTGGAACTGTCTAAAATTTCTGATGAACCTGGTG GGAGTGGCAGCAATCACAAATCATTGAGGATGCTTTCTGAGAAGGAGGTAGGTATTGCGAAGTTGTCAGGATTCTTTGAGTGGCTCTCCATGCACCCAATCTTTGCAGAGGCAGATGGTGCCAATAATCCAGAACCTAGCCCCAAAATGATAATATTTGGTCATCACCACAAGGTTCTTGATAGAGTGCAG GAGTTTGTGTGTGATAAAGGTATTGGGTTTGTCCGCATTGATGGGAACACGCAGCCCAGAGATAGGCAGTCAGCTGTCCTTTCATTCCAGTCATCAAAAGAG GTTAAAATTGCAATAATTGGAATCATGGCTGCGAGTGttggacttgatttctcatcTGCACAGCATGTTGTGTTCTTGGAACTGCCTCGGGACCCATCTCGTCTGCGGCAG GCTGAAGATAGAGCTCATAGGCGAGGACAAACCAAAGCTGTCAATGTTTATATTTTCTGTGCAATG GATACTTCAGATGATTCACGATGGCAATACCTTAACAAGAGTTTGTGTCGTGTTTCATCTACCACAGATGGGAAGTATGAGGCAATACGAGAGATAGAG GTTGAAAGTATATCTTATTTAGAGCCAAATGAAAAAACAgctggaaattctgaaaatccaAGTTCAAGAGGAGCAACGCAGACTAGTGCCTCTGATGTAGAAATAAAGCAGCATTTTACATGTTCTAGCTCTAGTCCAGATTTATTGCCTGTGGAAGAATATGGAATAACCGAAATGAATAATCATAAAACTCGTGAACAGAATGAAACTGGTGGCAGTTCATTGCAAAATGATAATTTACATGACAAG GCTGACATGGTGTCTGATACAAGTCTCTGGAAACATGCTGAAGAGGGCGGTGAAGACAAGGATCAGTTGGAAGAG GGAGATAATTCAATTTCTGATGGATCTGTTGCACTGAATGAAGCTGATTCAAGTTGCTCTTTCCAGGCAGAATGTCTCCGTTTTGAG GTGAGCCAGTATACTGGAAGGATCCATTTATACTCTTGCATTCCTGGAATAGATTCAAGACCAAGACCgctttttgaaaattttcgaCTCGAGGAACTCGAGTCACCAAATCTTAATCCAGCATATAGGCATGCCCTTCTGGAATTTGTCAGCGATTGGAATAATCTCAGGCCTATTGATCGAAGCAAGTTGCTTGTCAAGCCTCTACAGTTACCTCTATCCATTGAGTTGTGCTATTTGAAGGAAAACCTTAATCACAATACCGGG GGATTACTGAAAGGGAGAAGCAAGAGACGGACCACACCTTTGAATGAGATTAGCCACCAGTTACCATCAAATGCTGTATGGAAGAAGGTCTGTCTCCGTGGTGGTTATGGTAAAAAGGAGAAAGAGTATACTCAGGGTTGGACTGTCACAGGCGATCCACTCTGCAAGCTCTGTCAAAATCCCTGCAG GGGCAAAAATGCCAAGGGACCTGAATTCCTCGAGGATCTTTTTTGTAAACTGAGTTGCTATGAAGAATATCGGTTAAGAACTAGCAAGAGATTCCTCCGTCAG GAGCTTTTTGAAATTGAACGAGGCATTTGCACAAAATGCAAATTGGACTGCCACCAACTTGTGGAGCACATAAGACCTTTATCCTATGAAAAGCGGCAGAAGTATATTGAAAAGGTAGCACCAAAATTGGCTGGACGGAAGAAATT GCTTGAAAAGCTTGTACATGATCCAACTGAAGGCAATGCATGGCATGCGGACCACATTGTACCTGTCTACCAAGGGGGAG GTGAATGCAGGCTAGAGAACATGAGGACCCTCTGTGTGGTATGTCATGCTGATGTTACTGCTGCACAGTGTGCTCAACGGCGCTCAGCAAGGATGAATGCCAGGAAACAACTCAAAGTCCTTGTTGATCACCTCAGGAATATTCAAAAACCAGAACAAACTGAATCTACTAAG GACCAGGACAATGCGATGGACGAGGAGCTCTTAGTCAAGGTCCCTGGTAGTGCATATTCTGGATCACCAAATGGTGTCACTAGAACTGAAGAGGATGAAAAgtctccaaatccaaatccccAAGGATCCAAGGTAACAGCAGGTAGTTCTCAACCATCTTAA
- the LOC127793271 gene encoding uncharacterized protein LOC127793271 isoform X5 has product MEMTEEQRQRAEANRLAALAKRKALVEAAENRQPWKLFKCRKVLTGQAASDCPYEEKFRARLEICSPDSFSVTTEAIEGFSYPGEAACIQKLNECLSTAIAIACCFMSEGPILVVCPAILRFSWAEELERWLPCCLPSDIHLVFGRENNPIHLTRCPRVVVISYTMLNRLQRSILGQEWALLIVDESHHVRCTKKSSEPGEIQAVLDMATKVNRIVLLSGTPSLSRPFDIFHQINMLWPGLLGTNKYEFAKTYCSPKLTRGHQGKVFQDFSKGVRLEELNVLLKLTVMIRRLKKHVLGQLPPKRRQIIGLQLKRSDIILAMVVYGEVETDASRNDVSELELSKISDEPGGSGSNHKSLRMLSEKEVGIAKLSGFFEWLSMHPIFAEADGANNPEPSPKMIIFGHHHKVLDRVQEFVCDKGIGFVRIDGNTQPRDRQSAVLSFQSSKEVKIAIIGIMAASVGLDFSSAQHVVFLELPRDPSRLRQAEDRAHRRGQTKAVNVYIFCAMDTSDDSRWQYLNKSLCRVSSTTDGKYEAIREIEVESISYLEPNEKTAGNSENPSSRGATQTSASDVEIKQHFTCSSSSPDLLPVEEYGITEMNNHKTREQNETGGSSLQNDNLHDKADMVSDTSLWKHAEEGGEDKDQLEEGDNSISDGSVALNEADSSCSFQAECLRFEVSQYTGRIHLYSCIPGIDSRPRPLFENFRLEELESPNLNPAYRHALLEFVSDWNNLRPIDRSKLLVKPLQLPLSIELCYLKENLNHNTGGLLKGRSKRRTTPLNEISHQLPSNAVWKKVCLRGGYGKKEKEYTQGWTVTGDPLCKLCQNPCRGKNAKGPEFLEDLFCKLSCYEEYRLRTSKRFLRQELFEIERGICTKCKLDCHQLVEHIRPLSYEKRQKYIEKVAPKLAGRKKLLEKLVHDPTEGNAWHADHIVPVYQGGGECRLENMRTLCVVCHADVTAAQCAQRRSARMNARKQLKVLVDHLRNIQKPEQTESTKDQDNAMDEELLVKVPGSAYSGSPNGVTRTEEDEKSPNPNPQGSKVTAGSSQPS; this is encoded by the exons ATGGAGATGACGGAGGAGCAGAGGCAAAGGGCCGAAGCCAACCGCCTCGCCGCTCTAGCTAAGCGCAAGGCGCTCGTAGAGGCCGCCGAGAACCGCCAGCCCTGGAAGCTGTTCAAGTGCCGCAAAGTCCTCACCGGACAAGCCGCCTCCGATTGCCCGTATGAGGAGAAGTTTCGTGCCCGGCTCGAGATATGCTCTCCCGATTCCTTCTCCGTCACGACCGAGGCTATTGAGGGTTTCAGCTACCCCGGGGAGGCTGCCTGCATACAGAAACTAAATGAATGCCTCTCAACT GCAATTGCAATAGCTTGCTGTTTTATGAGTGAAGGTCCTATACTTGTTGTCTGCCCAGCTATTTTGCGATTTTCATGGGCAGAAGAACTGGAACGTTGGCTTCCCTGTTGTTTGCCTTCTGATATCCATCTTG TTTTTGGTCGTGAAAATAACCCCATTCATTTAACAAGATGTCCAAGAGTTGTGGTTATTTCTTATACAATGCTTAACCGCTTGCAAAGGAGCATCTTAGGGCAAGAGTGGGCTTTGTTGATTGTTGATGAATCACATCATGTGCGCTGTACAAAGAAATCATCTGAACCTGGGGAG ATACAAGCTGTCCTTGATATGGCAACAAAGGTCAACCGCATAGTTCTATTGTCTGGCACGCCTTCGTTGTCAAG GCCGTTTGACATTTTCCATCAGATAAATATGCTCTG gCCTGGTTTGCTGGGGACAAACAAATATGAATTTGCAAAGACATATTGTTCTCCCAAGTTGACAAGGGGTCATCAAGGAAAAGTTTTCCAG GACTTCTCAAAAGGTGTTCGCTTGGAGGAGTTAAATGTGTTACTGAAGCTGACTGTTATG ATTAGACGCTTGAAGAAGCATGTGCTTGGGCAGTTGCCACCCAAACGACGTCAGATTATAGGTTTGCAGTTGAAGAGATCAGACATTATTTTGGCAATGGTTGTTTATGGGGAAGTGGAAACTGATGCTTCAAGAAATGATGTGTCAGAACTGGAACTGTCTAAAATTTCTGATGAACCTGGTG GGAGTGGCAGCAATCACAAATCATTGAGGATGCTTTCTGAGAAGGAGGTAGGTATTGCGAAGTTGTCAGGATTCTTTGAGTGGCTCTCCATGCACCCAATCTTTGCAGAGGCAGATGGTGCCAATAATCCAGAACCTAGCCCCAAAATGATAATATTTGGTCATCACCACAAGGTTCTTGATAGAGTGCAG GAGTTTGTGTGTGATAAAGGTATTGGGTTTGTCCGCATTGATGGGAACACGCAGCCCAGAGATAGGCAGTCAGCTGTCCTTTCATTCCAGTCATCAAAAGAG GTTAAAATTGCAATAATTGGAATCATGGCTGCGAGTGttggacttgatttctcatcTGCACAGCATGTTGTGTTCTTGGAACTGCCTCGGGACCCATCTCGTCTGCGGCAG GCTGAAGATAGAGCTCATAGGCGAGGACAAACCAAAGCTGTCAATGTTTATATTTTCTGTGCAATG GATACTTCAGATGATTCACGATGGCAATACCTTAACAAGAGTTTGTGTCGTGTTTCATCTACCACAGATGGGAAGTATGAGGCAATACGAGAGATAGAG GTTGAAAGTATATCTTATTTAGAGCCAAATGAAAAAACAgctggaaattctgaaaatccaAGTTCAAGAGGAGCAACGCAGACTAGTGCCTCTGATGTAGAAATAAAGCAGCATTTTACATGTTCTAGCTCTAGTCCAGATTTATTGCCTGTGGAAGAATATGGAATAACCGAAATGAATAATCATAAAACTCGTGAACAGAATGAAACTGGTGGCAGTTCATTGCAAAATGATAATTTACATGACAAG GCTGACATGGTGTCTGATACAAGTCTCTGGAAACATGCTGAAGAGGGCGGTGAAGACAAGGATCAGTTGGAAGAG GGAGATAATTCAATTTCTGATGGATCTGTTGCACTGAATGAAGCTGATTCAAGTTGCTCTTTCCAGGCAGAATGTCTCCGTTTTGAG GTGAGCCAGTATACTGGAAGGATCCATTTATACTCTTGCATTCCTGGAATAGATTCAAGACCAAGACCgctttttgaaaattttcgaCTCGAGGAACTCGAGTCACCAAATCTTAATCCAGCATATAGGCATGCCCTTCTGGAATTTGTCAGCGATTGGAATAATCTCAGGCCTATTGATCGAAGCAAGTTGCTTGTCAAGCCTCTACAGTTACCTCTATCCATTGAGTTGTGCTATTTGAAGGAAAACCTTAATCACAATACCGGG GGATTACTGAAAGGGAGAAGCAAGAGACGGACCACACCTTTGAATGAGATTAGCCACCAGTTACCATCAAATGCTGTATGGAAGAAGGTCTGTCTCCGTGGTGGTTATGGTAAAAAGGAGAAAGAGTATACTCAGGGTTGGACTGTCACAGGCGATCCACTCTGCAAGCTCTGTCAAAATCCCTGCAG GGGCAAAAATGCCAAGGGACCTGAATTCCTCGAGGATCTTTTTTGTAAACTGAGTTGCTATGAAGAATATCGGTTAAGAACTAGCAAGAGATTCCTCCGTCAG GAGCTTTTTGAAATTGAACGAGGCATTTGCACAAAATGCAAATTGGACTGCCACCAACTTGTGGAGCACATAAGACCTTTATCCTATGAAAAGCGGCAGAAGTATATTGAAAAGGTAGCACCAAAATTGGCTGGACGGAAGAAATT GCTTGAAAAGCTTGTACATGATCCAACTGAAGGCAATGCATGGCATGCGGACCACATTGTACCTGTCTACCAAGGGGGAG GTGAATGCAGGCTAGAGAACATGAGGACCCTCTGTGTGGTATGTCATGCTGATGTTACTGCTGCACAGTGTGCTCAACGGCGCTCAGCAAGGATGAATGCCAGGAAACAACTCAAAGTCCTTGTTGATCACCTCAGGAATATTCAAAAACCAGAACAAACTGAATCTACTAAG GACCAGGACAATGCGATGGACGAGGAGCTCTTAGTCAAGGTCCCTGGTAGTGCATATTCTGGATCACCAAATGGTGTCACTAGAACTGAAGAGGATGAAAAgtctccaaatccaaatccccAAGGATCCAAGGTAACAGCAGGTAGTTCTCAACCATCTTAA
- the LOC127793271 gene encoding uncharacterized protein LOC127793271 isoform X3 yields MEMTEEQRQRAEANRLAALAKRKALVEAAENRQPWKLFKCRKVLTGQAASDCPYEEKFRARLEICSPDSFSVTTEAIEGFSYPGEAACIQKLNECLSTVEFSHYTQNRSGGKACVYKLGDYDAVLRCLKSYKGVEIEEIPWGTLNVVGRLSHSSVEGRWMPCRPEHLPDEKVDELISKLPRTLLDALLPFQLEGLRFGLQRGGRCLIADEMGLGKTLQAIAIACCFMSEGPILVVCPAILRFSWAEELERWLPCCLPSDIHLVFGRENNPIHLTRCPRVVVISYTMLNRLQRSILGQEWALLIVDESHHVRCTKKSSEPGEIQAVLDMATKVNRIVLLSGTPSLSRPFDIFHQINMLWPGLLGTNKYEFAKTYCSPKLTRGHQGKVFQDFSKGVRLEELNVLLKLTVMIRRLKKHVLGQLPPKRRQIIGLQLKRSDIILAMVVYGEVETDASRNDVSELELSKISDEPGGSGSNHKSLRMLSEKEVGIAKLSGFFEWLSMHPIFAEADGANNPEPSPKMIIFGHHHKVLDRVQEFVCDKGIGFVRIDGNTQPRDRQSAVLSFQSSKEVKIAIIGIMAASVGLDFSSAQHVVFLELPRDPSRLRQAEDRAHRRGQTKAVNVYIFCAMDTSDDSRWQYLNKSLCRVSSTTDGKYEAIREIEVESISYLEPNEKTAGNSENPSSRGATQTSASDVEIKQHFTCSSSSPDLLPVEEYGITEMNNHKTREQNETGGSSLQNDNLHDKADMVSDTSLWKHAEEGGEDKDQLEEGDNSISDGSVALNEADSSCSFQAECLRFEVSQYTGRIHLYSCIPGIDSRPRPLFENFRLEELESPNLNPAYRHALLEFVSDWNNLRPIDRSKLLVKPLQLPLSIELCYLKENLNHNTGGLLKGRSKRRTTPLNEISHQLPSNAVWKKVCLRGGYGKKEKEYTQGWTVTGDPLCKLCQNPCRGKNAKGPEFLEDLFCKLSCYEEYRLRTSKRFLRQELFEIERGICTKCKLDCHQLVEHIRPLSYEKRQKYIEKVAPKLAGRKKLLEKLVHDPTEGNAWHADHIVPVYQGGGECRLENMRTLCVVCHADVTAAQCAQRRSARMNARKQLKVLVDHLRNIQKPEQTESTKDQDNAMDEELLVKVPGSAYSGSPNGVTRTEEDEKSPNPNPQGSKVTAGSSQPS; encoded by the exons ATGGAGATGACGGAGGAGCAGAGGCAAAGGGCCGAAGCCAACCGCCTCGCCGCTCTAGCTAAGCGCAAGGCGCTCGTAGAGGCCGCCGAGAACCGCCAGCCCTGGAAGCTGTTCAAGTGCCGCAAAGTCCTCACCGGACAAGCCGCCTCCGATTGCCCGTATGAGGAGAAGTTTCGTGCCCGGCTCGAGATATGCTCTCCCGATTCCTTCTCCGTCACGACCGAGGCTATTGAGGGTTTCAGCTACCCCGGGGAGGCTGCCTGCATACAGAAACTAAATGAATGCCTCTCAACT GTTGAATTCTCACACTATACACAAAACCGCAGTGGTGGAAAAGCTTGTGTGTATAAACTTGGGGACTATGATGCTGTTCTTAGATGTTTGAAGAGTTATAAGGGTgttgaaattgaagaaataCCCTGGGGAACTCTTAATGTTGTTGGGAGGCTTTCACACTCCTCAGTTGAAGGGAGGTGGATGCCATGTAGGCCAGAACACTTGCCTGATGAGAAAGTTGATGAATTGATTAGCAAGCTTCCAAGAACATTGCTAGATGCACTGCTGCCTTTCCAACTTGAAGGGTTGAGATTTGGATTACAAAGAGGTGGTCGGTGTCTCATTGCGGATGAAATGGGACTTGGAAAAACACTTCAG GCAATTGCAATAGCTTGCTGTTTTATGAGTGAAGGTCCTATACTTGTTGTCTGCCCAGCTATTTTGCGATTTTCATGGGCAGAAGAACTGGAACGTTGGCTTCCCTGTTGTTTGCCTTCTGATATCCATCTTG TTTTTGGTCGTGAAAATAACCCCATTCATTTAACAAGATGTCCAAGAGTTGTGGTTATTTCTTATACAATGCTTAACCGCTTGCAAAGGAGCATCTTAGGGCAAGAGTGGGCTTTGTTGATTGTTGATGAATCACATCATGTGCGCTGTACAAAGAAATCATCTGAACCTGGGGAG ATACAAGCTGTCCTTGATATGGCAACAAAGGTCAACCGCATAGTTCTATTGTCTGGCACGCCTTCGTTGTCAAG GCCGTTTGACATTTTCCATCAGATAAATATGCTCTG gCCTGGTTTGCTGGGGACAAACAAATATGAATTTGCAAAGACATATTGTTCTCCCAAGTTGACAAGGGGTCATCAAGGAAAAGTTTTCCAG GACTTCTCAAAAGGTGTTCGCTTGGAGGAGTTAAATGTGTTACTGAAGCTGACTGTTATG ATTAGACGCTTGAAGAAGCATGTGCTTGGGCAGTTGCCACCCAAACGACGTCAGATTATAGGTTTGCAGTTGAAGAGATCAGACATTATTTTGGCAATGGTTGTTTATGGGGAAGTGGAAACTGATGCTTCAAGAAATGATGTGTCAGAACTGGAACTGTCTAAAATTTCTGATGAACCTGGTG GGAGTGGCAGCAATCACAAATCATTGAGGATGCTTTCTGAGAAGGAGGTAGGTATTGCGAAGTTGTCAGGATTCTTTGAGTGGCTCTCCATGCACCCAATCTTTGCAGAGGCAGATGGTGCCAATAATCCAGAACCTAGCCCCAAAATGATAATATTTGGTCATCACCACAAGGTTCTTGATAGAGTGCAG GAGTTTGTGTGTGATAAAGGTATTGGGTTTGTCCGCATTGATGGGAACACGCAGCCCAGAGATAGGCAGTCAGCTGTCCTTTCATTCCAGTCATCAAAAGAG GTTAAAATTGCAATAATTGGAATCATGGCTGCGAGTGttggacttgatttctcatcTGCACAGCATGTTGTGTTCTTGGAACTGCCTCGGGACCCATCTCGTCTGCGGCAG GCTGAAGATAGAGCTCATAGGCGAGGACAAACCAAAGCTGTCAATGTTTATATTTTCTGTGCAATG GATACTTCAGATGATTCACGATGGCAATACCTTAACAAGAGTTTGTGTCGTGTTTCATCTACCACAGATGGGAAGTATGAGGCAATACGAGAGATAGAG GTTGAAAGTATATCTTATTTAGAGCCAAATGAAAAAACAgctggaaattctgaaaatccaAGTTCAAGAGGAGCAACGCAGACTAGTGCCTCTGATGTAGAAATAAAGCAGCATTTTACATGTTCTAGCTCTAGTCCAGATTTATTGCCTGTGGAAGAATATGGAATAACCGAAATGAATAATCATAAAACTCGTGAACAGAATGAAACTGGTGGCAGTTCATTGCAAAATGATAATTTACATGACAAG GCTGACATGGTGTCTGATACAAGTCTCTGGAAACATGCTGAAGAGGGCGGTGAAGACAAGGATCAGTTGGAAGAG GGAGATAATTCAATTTCTGATGGATCTGTTGCACTGAATGAAGCTGATTCAAGTTGCTCTTTCCAGGCAGAATGTCTCCGTTTTGAG GTGAGCCAGTATACTGGAAGGATCCATTTATACTCTTGCATTCCTGGAATAGATTCAAGACCAAGACCgctttttgaaaattttcgaCTCGAGGAACTCGAGTCACCAAATCTTAATCCAGCATATAGGCATGCCCTTCTGGAATTTGTCAGCGATTGGAATAATCTCAGGCCTATTGATCGAAGCAAGTTGCTTGTCAAGCCTCTACAGTTACCTCTATCCATTGAGTTGTGCTATTTGAAGGAAAACCTTAATCACAATACCGGG GGATTACTGAAAGGGAGAAGCAAGAGACGGACCACACCTTTGAATGAGATTAGCCACCAGTTACCATCAAATGCTGTATGGAAGAAGGTCTGTCTCCGTGGTGGTTATGGTAAAAAGGAGAAAGAGTATACTCAGGGTTGGACTGTCACAGGCGATCCACTCTGCAAGCTCTGTCAAAATCCCTGCAG GGGCAAAAATGCCAAGGGACCTGAATTCCTCGAGGATCTTTTTTGTAAACTGAGTTGCTATGAAGAATATCGGTTAAGAACTAGCAAGAGATTCCTCCGTCAG GAGCTTTTTGAAATTGAACGAGGCATTTGCACAAAATGCAAATTGGACTGCCACCAACTTGTGGAGCACATAAGACCTTTATCCTATGAAAAGCGGCAGAAGTATATTGAAAAGGTAGCACCAAAATTGGCTGGACGGAAGAAATT GCTTGAAAAGCTTGTACATGATCCAACTGAAGGCAATGCATGGCATGCGGACCACATTGTACCTGTCTACCAAGGGGGAG GTGAATGCAGGCTAGAGAACATGAGGACCCTCTGTGTGGTATGTCATGCTGATGTTACTGCTGCACAGTGTGCTCAACGGCGCTCAGCAAGGATGAATGCCAGGAAACAACTCAAAGTCCTTGTTGATCACCTCAGGAATATTCAAAAACCAGAACAAACTGAATCTACTAAG